The following coding sequences are from one Treponema parvum window:
- the argF gene encoding ornithine carbamoyltransferase: protein MEVFKAPFKGRSLLNWTDWTPAEISTLLDLSAQVKAEAHRGEIHQRFLGKTLALIFEKRSTRTRCSFETAFGEEGGHPVFLSTQDIQLGGKESIEDTARVLGRMFSAIEFRGFKQEFAKQLAKYSGIPVINGLTDSFHPTQVLADVLTLKENFKTVKGLNLAFCGDGRSNVARSLMLICAKLGINFAVFSPKELFPDKEILKISEPFATSSGAKISVSDDISVLKGADCIYTDVWVSMGEEALKDQRIKLLHSFQVNSKLMAATENKNTIFMHCLPAVKGQEVTEEVFESEASKVWDEAENRKHTIKAIMLSIM from the coding sequence ATGGAAGTCTTTAAAGCGCCGTTTAAAGGACGGTCGCTGCTGAATTGGACGGATTGGACTCCGGCGGAAATCAGCACGCTTCTTGATTTATCCGCGCAGGTCAAAGCGGAAGCGCACAGAGGCGAAATTCATCAACGCTTTTTAGGCAAAACTCTAGCCCTTATTTTTGAAAAGCGCTCCACGCGTACCAGATGTTCTTTTGAAACCGCGTTCGGGGAAGAAGGCGGACATCCGGTATTTTTATCTACGCAGGACATACAGCTCGGCGGAAAAGAGAGCATAGAGGACACAGCCCGCGTGCTCGGAAGGATGTTCAGCGCGATCGAATTCAGAGGCTTTAAACAGGAGTTCGCAAAACAGCTTGCAAAATATTCCGGAATTCCCGTAATAAACGGGCTCACAGACAGCTTTCATCCTACGCAGGTGTTGGCGGACGTTTTAACTCTAAAAGAAAATTTTAAAACAGTAAAAGGACTTAATCTGGCCTTCTGCGGCGACGGAAGAAGCAACGTCGCAAGAAGTCTCATGCTGATATGCGCAAAACTCGGCATAAATTTTGCGGTTTTCAGCCCTAAAGAATTGTTTCCGGACAAAGAGATTTTAAAAATTTCAGAGCCGTTCGCCACTTCTTCCGGAGCGAAAATTTCCGTAAGCGATGATATATCGGTTTTAAAAGGAGCGGATTGCATTTACACTGACGTATGGGTTTCTATGGGTGAAGAAGCTCTAAAAGACCAGCGGATAAAACTTTTGCATTCGTTTCAAGTAAACTCAAAACTCATGGCCGCTACGGAAAATAAAAACACGATATTCATGCATTGTCTTCCGGCGGTAAAGGGACAGGAAGTTACCGAAGAAGTTTTTGAAAGCGAAGCGAGCAAAGTGTGGGATGAAGCTGAAAACAGAAAACACACTATAAAGGCGATAATGCTTTCGATCATGTAA